The genomic DNA taattttttttctatttgtgGACGGACAATAGAAGTTTATTAGAAAGATACTTTctattctttcaattttttgattatttcatttttataagaaTTATGACTCTAGATTATTACatcaaaaatcaagaaaagacatttaaaaataattcttgaaatataagaaatttatcTGATTCATGGATAAAagattaaatattttcttgaaaaagaaaaaatcttcACAAAAAATCGATATGTAAATTGTGTGTTACAACCAAAGTAAGTTGGTTCAAGTGATTCGGCACTTGTTCCatttaaataaggtctcgagttggagtcattgtgaatgcaaaaaatctATACTGTGAGATCTTTAATCCTTTGTGAGCCGACCCGATTGGACTAAATTCGTCAAGACCCAATTGGATTTTCGAATACCAGGTGTCACATCGAAAAAAGCGAAAATGTGTGACACTGCTTTACCGCTCTTTAATAATATACTTCCTATTTACTATTCCAATTTAATTCAACTTTCCCCTTATTTTTCTCCTCCATCAACTATTTTTTCTCTATAATGAATTATCTCCacaaaagtatttttttttcctgccaAGAACCCtctttaattttgtattttttcccAGTTCCATCtccgtttttatttttttgatggTTGAGCAGTTCAATTCTCTTATATAGAGCAAGTTGCAAGTGctgttgtatttttttttaatactttttACTATCTTTTCTAACAAAAtcattctattttttattaaaaatattttagataaaaagATTACATTGAAACGCTTTCCTGAAACAATCTCTTTTGGTAatcaattcaaaataataCTAGAATAACTCaagtataaaaatttaattagcaACTCAACATATaaaatacagaaaataaaatatttatattaattaaaattaatcttattaaataaataaaatgccccgtattaaattttaataaaggCAATCAAGTCTCTTGGACGTCCTTTATATGGTGTAGCAACTATCTGTTCTTCTGACAAACAGACATGGGATAGAATCCTGATAAAATTACTCGAATTTTTGCTTGTCAGGAGCTGCTTTTAGATCCCCGACGAACACGGCAAAAAGAAGCAGTACTTCCATTAGGATATAGGCTAAAGGCAGCCTTTTCAATGTAATACATACGGGTTATTTAGAGAACTCACGTTACATGAAAGGATCATGGAATGAGAAAGCAATTGAGCTTTTGCTCTCTACTTATATATCAATAATTACTAGCCGAAAACACGATAAACGGGTGTGCCATCGGGATAGAACAACCCCAGTGCTGTTCTATACCAGTAGGTTTAAGGTCCTCATTGAACATTGCAAAAATGTACCCAGTCAGCTTATTGGAGGGTCTTCTTGGAGTCCCGGTTTGGCTGCTGAATTTCTTCAAGAGATTCTGATTGTAAGTGGCGGCAAGACCAGCGGTTGTGAAGTCCCCATTTCCAGCAGAAGGCCAACCGGACTCTGAAATTAAGATGGCCACATTAGGCATGCCGACTTTCTCCATTGCTGCGTAGACAGAGTCGACCATAGCATCGAGAAGGTTCCAGTAGTCTAGTCCACCATCGTGCACCACTGGACCTGGTGCAGTGAACTGTGCGTAGGCCAGTGACACGTCTCCGGGGTTTGCAGCATATGGAAAGTAGGGATACGCGTTTAGCAATAGGGGATAATTATGGCTAGCCAAAAACGAGAGCAGACCGGTCATTACACTGGATGCCTCAGCCTTGAATGCACCGCTTGAAGGCGGGTAAGTGGCACTCATGGTGTCCATGGAGACTACAGTTGTGACTCCAATCACCGTCCCGTTGGAGCTGCTGATGATGGTCTGGAAGTTTTGCATCACTGGTAAGACATACTGAGAGAACTCTCCCGGGATGACTTCGTTGCCAACAGCTATAAGCCTGATAGGAACATCCGGAAAGTTTTGTACGTATGTGTTGTACCTGTATcaaatgaatttttctttttagtcaATAAATGTAATCTAGAATCTGTCACAGGTATAATCGTAttgaaataataagaaatcGATTCTATCAAACGAATACTACCGTACCATGACTTTGCTGCATCAATCACCACCAACTTCGGTAGATCTTGGTTGTGCACGCCTAGAGTGACTTGTATCTGCTGTCCCTTGAGTGCTGTGAGAACATCTAGGTCTGGATCAAAGAGCCTCATGTTTCTAATACCATATTGCTTGTACATTGCCACAACCTTAGAAGCCGGAGGAAGATTACTTCCCTGCCTCCCGTAACAAACTCCTGGATCGAGTTGTGCTTCTACGATACTTATCCCATTATGAGCAGATGCTAAAACGAGCATAATGATAACCCCTTGGATGAATGCCATCTTTCTGGTCAAGGAAACCTGACTGttttaaacatgcaaaaagTATCTCCATCAGGGATAAAACGCAAGAGAATGTTGATAACTTTTATCT from Punica granatum isolate Tunisia-2019 chromosome 2, ASM765513v2, whole genome shotgun sequence includes the following:
- the LOC116197380 gene encoding glucan endo-1,3-beta-glucosidase-like translates to MAFIQGVIIMLVLASAHNGISIVEAQLDPGVCYGRQGSNLPPASKVVAMYKQYGIRNMRLFDPDLDVLTALKGQQIQVTLGVHNQDLPKLVVIDAAKSWYNTYVQNFPDVPIRLIAVGNEVIPGEFSQYVLPVMQNFQTIISSSNGTVIGVTTVVSMDTMSATYPPSSGAFKAEASSVMTGLLSFLASHNYPLLLNAYPYFPYAANPGDVSLAYAQFTAPGPVVHDGGLDYWNLLDAMVDSVYAAMEKVGMPNVAILISESGWPSAGNGDFTTAGLAATYNQNLLKKFSSQTGTPRRPSNKLTGYIFAMFNEDLKPTGIEQHWGCSIPMAHPFIVFSASNY